A genomic stretch from Deltaproteobacteria bacterium HGW-Deltaproteobacteria-18 includes:
- a CDS encoding laccase domain-containing protein: MSLKYIDFHFPGLDNVGCVFTTRHGGHGAGVYAASNMSLEVGDDEKAVRDNRAELREALGFQVWQELRQVHGQAMHMNLEDDCFDGARLEGDGLGTNRPGHALVIKTADCQPILLADVAGRHVAALHCGWRGNAVNFPAVGVRNFCAAYGLDPAEVLAVRGPSLGPGRSEFVNFEAEWGPGFTSCFNPATRCMDLWSLTREQLLGAGIPSGSIFALDLCTASSPGFFSYRRDKVTGRQVGVIWIR; encoded by the coding sequence ATGTCTTTGAAGTATATCGATTTTCATTTCCCCGGTCTTGACAACGTCGGCTGCGTCTTCACCACCCGCCATGGCGGTCACGGCGCGGGTGTATACGCCGCGTCCAACATGTCGCTCGAGGTCGGAGACGATGAAAAGGCAGTGCGGGACAACAGGGCCGAACTGCGCGAGGCCTTGGGCTTTCAGGTCTGGCAGGAACTGAGGCAGGTGCACGGACAGGCCATGCACATGAATCTGGAGGATGATTGCTTCGACGGGGCAAGGCTGGAGGGGGATGGACTGGGCACGAATCGGCCCGGACACGCCCTGGTCATCAAGACCGCGGACTGTCAGCCCATCCTGCTGGCGGATGTCGCCGGACGGCATGTGGCCGCCCTGCACTGCGGGTGGAGAGGCAACGCCGTCAATTTTCCCGCTGTCGGAGTACGTAATTTCTGCGCGGCCTATGGCCTCGATCCTGCCGAGGTTCTGGCCGTGCGCGGGCCGAGTCTTGGTCCTGGCAGAAGCGAATTCGTCAATTTCGAGGCCGAATGGGGACCAGGATTCACATCCTGTTTCAACCCGGCCACCCGCTGCATGGACCTGTGGAGCCTGACCCGCGAGCAGCTTCTCGGGGCGGGCATCCCCTCCGGCAGCATCTTTGCCCTGGACCTGTGCACGGCCTCGTCCCCCGGTTTCTTTTCCTACCGCAGGGACAAGGTCACCGGCCGCCAGGTGGGCGTCATCTGGATAAGGTAG
- a CDS encoding sulfur reduction protein DsrE: MAKFLFILGKDDNEAATRCFQFARIAHSKGHHVNLFFIDGGVLWADTTRDTGQKTLTGDCPGDYLPYLVQEEIEIGICTPCAKNRGVDEARFYTNMRLDGGPNLIDMAAEARVFNF; this comes from the coding sequence ATGGCCAAATTCCTGTTTATTCTTGGCAAGGACGACAACGAGGCGGCGACCCGCTGTTTTCAGTTCGCGCGCATCGCCCACTCCAAAGGGCACCATGTCAACCTTTTCTTCATCGACGGCGGAGTGCTCTGGGCGGACACCACCCGGGACACGGGCCAGAAGACCCTGACCGGGGATTGCCCGGGGGACTATCTGCCCTATCTTGTGCAGGAAGAGATCGAGATCGGAATCTGCACGCCCTGCGCCAAAAACAGGGGAGTCGACGAAGCCCGCTTTTACACGAACATGCGTCTCGACGGCGGGCCGAATCTGATTGACATGGCCGCAGAAGCCCGGGTCTTCAATTTCTAG
- a CDS encoding TetR/AcrR family transcriptional regulator, which yields MNKRDEILAAAQALFAEYGYAGTTMRMIAERAGVAFGLVSHYFGNKEKLFLVAGHEMIDAMLLGIRRDMESAENGLQAVEIFVNSYLSYTLANRATFPTLIRCSPFSDDNPHLDRHKIGAKFEELIREIEVNLERGIADGTIVQVPVKDCALMIYAAMVGAVRTVFLSPFGEPELYEETRRFILRSLRRGD from the coding sequence GTGAATAAACGCGACGAAATTCTGGCGGCGGCTCAGGCCCTGTTCGCCGAATACGGCTACGCCGGAACGACCATGCGCATGATCGCCGAGCGCGCGGGGGTGGCGTTCGGGCTTGTGTCCCATTATTTCGGGAACAAGGAGAAGCTGTTTCTGGTGGCCGGGCACGAGATGATCGATGCCATGCTGCTTGGTATCAGGCGGGATATGGAGTCGGCAGAAAATGGTCTGCAGGCAGTGGAGATTTTCGTGAATTCCTACCTCTCCTACACCCTGGCCAACCGGGCGACCTTTCCCACCCTGATCCGGTGCTCGCCCTTCAGCGACGACAATCCGCATCTGGACCGTCACAAGATCGGCGCGAAGTTCGAGGAATTGATCAGGGAAATCGAAGTCAATCTGGAACGCGGCATCGCCGACGGAACCATCGTCCAGGTTCCGGTCAAGGACTGCGCACTCATGATCTACGCCGCCATGGTCGGGGCGGTTCGCACGGTTTTTCTGAGCCCTTTCGGAGAACCGGAACTTTACGAGGAGACCCGCAGGTTCATTCTGCGGTCGCTGCGCCGGGGTGATTAA
- a CDS encoding serine/threonine protein phosphatase yields the protein MANRFWIVFGDIHERVGAAERIDDLSRADGVFLSGDLTNLGTRESAGRIVSAVAKINPRIHAQIGNMDTQAVDRVLTEQGVNVHGQVVDLGGGVCLAAVGYSTPTPFSTPSEVDETQICQWAHDVLERAGAFEQVILMIHTPPRGEVVDRLPSGAHVGSPGVRALIEKYQPAIVVTGHIHEGAGDEIIARSHVLNPGAFAQGGYVRIDETPSGLVAVLRSVA from the coding sequence ATGGCAAACCGCTTTTGGATAGTTTTTGGGGATATTCACGAACGTGTCGGGGCCGCGGAGCGGATCGATGACTTGAGTCGCGCCGACGGGGTTTTTCTGTCCGGGGATCTGACCAATCTTGGCACGCGTGAGAGCGCCGGACGCATCGTGTCCGCAGTGGCCAAAATCAATCCGCGCATTCATGCCCAGATCGGGAACATGGACACCCAGGCCGTGGATCGGGTGCTGACCGAACAAGGGGTCAACGTCCACGGCCAAGTGGTGGATCTGGGCGGCGGGGTCTGCCTGGCCGCCGTGGGATATTCGACTCCCACGCCTTTCAGCACCCCTTCCGAAGTGGACGAGACCCAGATCTGCCAATGGGCCCATGACGTGCTGGAGCGTGCGGGTGCCTTCGAGCAGGTCATTCTCATGATCCATACCCCGCCTCGGGGGGAAGTGGTCGACAGGCTGCCTTCGGGAGCCCATGTAGGCAGTCCGGGAGTGCGCGCGCTGATCGAAAAATACCAGCCCGCCATCGTGGTTACCGGCCACATTCACGAAGGGGCCGGAGATGAGATTATCGCCCGGTCGCACGTGCTGAACCCCGGGGCCTTTGCCCAGGGCGGGTATGTGCGCATCGACGAGACTCCTTCCGGCCTTGTGGCTGTCCTGCGGAGCGTGGCATGA
- a CDS encoding glycosyltransferase family 9 protein produces the protein MHTLVINLTRFGDLLQTQPVFSGLRRRGGSAGLVCLDSFRGAAGLLRDVDQVRVLPGARLLAQLDRGWPLAVEELTSWLDQGGQTPFDRIVNLTPTLSARLLSRAMHDGPVEGFGLDSHGFGEYSTHWATFLQAASAHRGCSPFNLVDLFQRVAALDPGEFRLKTPEAGALAAADELLGGNGRRVAFQLGASQDYRRWPVASFVRAGRVLWSRTGRMPVLLGTASEGHLAREFMDLADYPCLDLTGRTDLLTLAAVLLRMDLLLTNDTGTMHLAAGLGVPVAAIFLATAQPFDTGPYLEGSLSLEPDLPCHPCSFGERCPHGLVCRDSIEGEAVGEMLAGYPEGQSLSVAPGFRGRIWQARRDEAGFMDLFSVSGHEGQDRSRWIRIQREVYRQFLDQKAGGGNFLWPAPGSDFRDALVHDLERAALMLTLVEEQGRVLALRPDAPVKPKFLVNCQNLEDFFSSSSSFGILGPMWRFQSRAESVSMQAFLELCVRYRGLLDVFRQRLALA, from the coding sequence ATGCATACTCTGGTCATCAATTTGACCCGCTTCGGCGATCTGCTGCAGACCCAGCCTGTCTTCAGCGGATTGCGACGGCGGGGCGGCAGCGCGGGGCTGGTCTGTCTGGACTCCTTCAGGGGCGCGGCCGGTCTGCTGCGCGATGTGGATCAGGTCCGGGTCCTGCCCGGGGCGCGTCTTTTGGCGCAACTGGATCGCGGCTGGCCTCTGGCGGTGGAGGAATTGACCTCCTGGCTGGACCAGGGGGGGCAAACGCCCTTCGACCGGATCGTGAACCTGACCCCGACCCTGTCTGCGCGGTTGCTGTCCCGCGCCATGCATGACGGGCCGGTGGAGGGTTTTGGTCTCGATAGTCATGGTTTCGGCGAATACTCCACACACTGGGCGACTTTTCTGCAGGCGGCGTCCGCCCACCGCGGGTGCAGCCCTTTCAATCTGGTCGATCTGTTTCAGCGTGTGGCAGCTCTTGATCCGGGAGAATTCAGGTTGAAGACGCCCGAAGCCGGGGCCCTGGCGGCGGCGGACGAACTGCTCGGCGGGAACGGGCGGCGAGTGGCCTTTCAGCTCGGGGCCAGCCAGGATTACAGGCGCTGGCCCGTAGCCTCCTTCGTACGGGCCGGACGCGTGCTGTGGTCAAGGACCGGGCGCATGCCCGTGCTCCTGGGCACGGCCTCCGAGGGGCATCTGGCGCGCGAATTCATGGACCTGGCCGACTACCCCTGTTTGGACCTGACCGGTCGGACCGACCTCTTGACGCTGGCGGCGGTACTGTTGCGCATGGATCTTTTGCTGACCAACGACACGGGCACCATGCATCTGGCGGCCGGCCTTGGCGTTCCGGTGGCGGCGATTTTTCTGGCCACGGCCCAGCCCTTCGACACCGGGCCGTACCTTGAGGGCAGCCTGAGCCTGGAACCCGACCTGCCCTGTCATCCATGTTCCTTCGGGGAGAGATGCCCCCATGGGCTGGTCTGCCGCGACTCCATCGAGGGCGAGGCCGTCGGGGAAATGCTGGCGGGGTATCCGGAGGGGCAGTCCTTGAGCGTCGCACCCGGCTTCAGGGGACGGATCTGGCAGGCAAGGCGCGATGAGGCCGGGTTCATGGATCTTTTTTCCGTGTCCGGGCATGAGGGTCAGGATCGCAGCCGGTGGATCAGGATTCAGCGTGAGGTCTATCGTCAATTTCTTGACCAAAAAGCTGGAGGGGGGAATTTTTTGTGGCCCGCGCCGGGCTCCGATTTTCGAGACGCCCTTGTGCACGATCTCGAGCGCGCCGCTCTCATGCTGACCCTGGTCGAAGAGCAGGGGCGGGTTCTGGCGCTCCGCCCGGATGCGCCGGTGAAACCAAAATTTCTCGTCAACTGTCAGAATTTAGAGGATTTTTTTTCCAGTAGCTCGTCATTTGGGATACTTGGCCCCATGTGGCGCTTTCAGTCCAGGGCCGAGTCCGTGAGCATGCAGGCTTTCCTGGAACTGTGCGTCCGGTACCGCGGTCTGCTCGATGTTTTCAGGCAACGGCTCGCGCTGGCATGA
- a CDS encoding RNA-splicing ligase RtcB → MSKNGYVKFMPMNSRKMEKALPFRPAALGIPDRLFPVVLDCVRQMEGEGVRGKALRRLFGRLAQDPRSFRDHPVLGGLAGMLGGESAPGVADPVTEVPWRVWGEGLDPKAVQQLRDGCSLPVAVSGALMPDAHVGYGLPIGGVLAVDNAVIPYGVGMDIACRMKMSVFAVSPDLVDSHGGELAQAIEQETCFGVGGQFKVRKDHPVMHEDWGFSPVTRRMQDTAWAQLGTSGSGNHFVEWGVLNVPLAMPGLAEGTYLALLSHSGSRGTGGEVAKHYSALARRLHPELPRALGHLAWLGLDTDEGGEYWAAMELMGRYSAANHALIHAAVAGSLGLTSLLSLENHHNFAWKETFGGRRVIVHRKGATPADAGLFGIIPGTMVDPAFVVEGLGNPMSLCSAAHGAGRVMSRKEATERFRRSDLEHVLKERGVRLLSGGIDEVPMAYKNIREVMAAQADLVRIRGTFMPRIVKMAK, encoded by the coding sequence ATTTCAAAAAACGGATACGTGAAATTCATGCCCATGAACAGCCGAAAAATGGAAAAAGCGTTGCCGTTTCGTCCGGCCGCCCTTGGCATCCCCGATCGTCTTTTCCCCGTGGTCCTCGATTGCGTGCGACAAATGGAAGGGGAAGGAGTGCGCGGCAAGGCCCTGCGTCGTCTTTTCGGTCGTCTGGCGCAGGATCCGAGGTCGTTCAGGGATCATCCGGTCCTGGGCGGCCTGGCAGGAATGCTTGGCGGCGAATCGGCGCCTGGCGTGGCCGATCCCGTTACGGAGGTTCCCTGGCGGGTTTGGGGCGAGGGACTCGATCCCAAGGCGGTGCAGCAACTCCGTGACGGATGCAGCCTGCCGGTGGCCGTGAGCGGAGCGCTCATGCCCGACGCTCATGTCGGTTACGGCCTGCCCATTGGCGGCGTGCTGGCCGTGGATAACGCGGTCATTCCTTACGGTGTCGGCATGGATATCGCCTGCCGGATGAAGATGAGCGTCTTCGCAGTATCCCCGGATCTGGTCGATTCCCATGGCGGCGAACTGGCGCAGGCCATCGAGCAGGAGACCTGTTTTGGCGTCGGCGGCCAGTTCAAGGTCCGCAAGGATCATCCGGTCATGCATGAGGACTGGGGCTTTTCTCCCGTGACGCGGCGGATGCAGGACACGGCCTGGGCCCAGCTGGGGACCAGCGGTTCGGGCAATCATTTTGTCGAGTGGGGCGTGCTGAATGTGCCCCTGGCCATGCCTGGTCTGGCCGAGGGGACGTATCTGGCTCTTTTGTCACACAGCGGCAGCCGGGGCACTGGCGGGGAAGTGGCCAAGCACTACAGCGCGCTGGCCAGACGTCTGCATCCGGAGCTGCCTCGCGCTCTCGGGCACCTGGCCTGGCTTGGACTGGATACGGACGAGGGAGGGGAATACTGGGCCGCCATGGAGCTCATGGGCCGTTACAGCGCGGCCAATCATGCCCTCATCCACGCCGCAGTGGCCGGGAGTCTTGGGTTGACTTCCCTGCTGAGTCTCGAGAATCATCACAACTTCGCCTGGAAGGAGACCTTTGGAGGACGGCGGGTCATCGTGCACCGCAAGGGCGCGACTCCCGCCGATGCCGGGCTTTTTGGGATCATTCCGGGCACCATGGTCGATCCGGCCTTTGTGGTCGAGGGCCTCGGCAATCCGATGTCCCTGTGCTCGGCGGCTCACGGTGCGGGTCGGGTCATGAGCCGCAAGGAGGCCACGGAGCGCTTTCGCAGGTCCGATCTGGAGCATGTACTGAAGGAGCGCGGGGTGCGGCTCCTGTCGGGAGGGATCGACGAAGTGCCCATGGCCTACAAGAACATACGGGAAGTCATGGCCGCGCAGGCCGATCTGGTGCGTATTCGAGGGACATTTATGCCGCGTATCGTGAAAATGGCGAAATAA
- a CDS encoding 5-formyltetrahydrofolate cyclo-ligase → MQEPSKNLMRIALRKHRQELPLDLVQEDSARIRENLLSLDRIRLAASVMLYLPARGEVDTWPLLDHFWARGSEILLPRCCDGSPGIMDAYSVSSREDLGPGCFGLIEPRMERAIRVPNPQPEVIILPALAFDRRGYRLGFGGGYYDRFLPTLGCTPLLVGPAYAFQILDSIPVEPWDRPVEMIVTPESILHIPSER, encoded by the coding sequence ATGCAAGAGCCCAGCAAAAACCTTATGCGAATTGCCCTGCGCAAGCACCGGCAGGAACTGCCCCTGGACCTGGTACAGGAGGACAGCGCCCGCATTCGGGAGAACCTGTTGTCCCTGGATCGCATCCGCCTTGCCGCCAGCGTCATGCTTTACCTGCCGGCCCGCGGCGAAGTCGACACCTGGCCCCTGCTTGACCATTTCTGGGCGCGCGGCAGCGAAATCCTTCTTCCTCGCTGCTGCGACGGCTCCCCCGGCATCATGGACGCATACTCCGTATCCTCCCGCGAGGATCTGGGCCCCGGCTGCTTCGGCCTCATCGAGCCGCGGATGGAGCGTGCGATTCGCGTCCCAAACCCGCAGCCCGAAGTCATCATCCTTCCGGCTCTGGCTTTTGACCGGCGCGGATACCGCCTTGGCTTTGGAGGGGGCTATTATGACCGCTTTCTGCCCACCCTTGGCTGCACCCCCCTGCTGGTCGGTCCGGCCTACGCCTTCCAGATCCTCGACAGCATTCCGGTCGAACCCTGGGACCGGCCGGTGGAAATGATAGTCACCCCGGAATCCATCCTTCACATCCCCTCGGAGCGATAG
- the nadB gene encoding L-aspartate oxidase, which yields MTTPTRMKTEVLVIGSGIAGCTAAICLADKGHEVTLLSSGASLDNGNTALAQGGIVYSSSEDSPEKLAKDIGTAGWDYNYDPAVRHLCEDGPKAVEKILFERVQVPFDRTEKGDWYLTKEGGHAVHRILTCADYTGRAIQDSLVREVLIHPNIRTLYNRTAIDLLATRHHSTKLEFRYQLNNQCVGAYVFNSETNEPNTILADYTVLCTGGLGQIFLHTTNTSSSIGSGMAMAHRAGATVMNLEYIQFHPTSLFHRADRKFLISEAVRGEGARLFNVKGERFMARYDERMELAPRDIVTRAIVDELLKTGEDCVFLDAANYVDQNLRKRFPTIHEKCKQVGVDMSKDPIPVVPAAHYSCGGVLVDNRGRSTLDGLYAAGEIACTGVHGANRLASTSLLEGLLWGMKAAEDIHERYEGSCQLCQRLQDSIADWITSGKTEMEDPALINQDWATIRHTMWNYMGIMRTTPRLERAFEDLRNLNKRLHSFYKSIRICKESVDLFHGCQTAYIVTTAALRNKTSRGCHFRKN from the coding sequence ATGACGACGCCCACCCGCATGAAGACCGAAGTCCTGGTCATCGGTTCAGGAATCGCCGGTTGCACTGCGGCCATTTGCCTGGCCGACAAGGGACATGAAGTGACCCTGCTCTCCTCGGGAGCCTCTCTGGACAACGGCAATACCGCCCTGGCCCAGGGAGGCATCGTCTACAGCAGCAGCGAGGACTCTCCTGAAAAACTGGCCAAGGACATTGGCACGGCCGGTTGGGATTACAACTACGATCCGGCTGTGCGGCACTTGTGCGAAGACGGTCCGAAGGCTGTGGAAAAAATTCTCTTCGAGCGCGTGCAGGTGCCCTTTGACCGCACGGAAAAGGGAGACTGGTACCTCACCAAGGAAGGAGGGCACGCGGTACATCGCATCCTGACCTGCGCCGACTACACCGGGCGCGCCATCCAGGACAGCCTGGTCAGGGAAGTGCTCATCCACCCCAACATCCGCACCCTCTACAACCGTACGGCCATCGACCTTCTGGCCACGCGACACCACTCCACCAAACTGGAATTCCGCTACCAGCTGAACAACCAGTGCGTCGGAGCATACGTCTTCAATTCGGAGACAAACGAGCCCAATACCATCCTGGCCGATTATACGGTCCTGTGCACCGGCGGACTTGGCCAGATATTCCTGCACACGACCAATACCTCGTCCTCCATCGGTTCGGGCATGGCCATGGCTCACCGCGCAGGCGCGACGGTCATGAACCTGGAATACATCCAGTTTCACCCCACCTCCCTCTTTCACCGCGCGGACCGCAAATTTCTCATCTCCGAAGCCGTTCGCGGCGAAGGGGCCCGCCTCTTCAACGTCAAGGGCGAACGCTTCATGGCCCGCTATGACGAACGCATGGAACTTGCCCCTCGCGACATCGTGACCAGGGCCATCGTCGACGAATTGCTCAAGACCGGAGAGGATTGCGTTTTTCTGGATGCCGCCAACTACGTCGACCAGAACCTGCGCAAACGCTTCCCGACCATCCACGAGAAGTGCAAGCAAGTCGGCGTGGACATGTCCAAGGATCCCATCCCTGTGGTGCCTGCGGCGCATTATTCCTGCGGGGGCGTACTTGTCGACAACAGGGGCCGCAGCACCCTCGACGGGCTCTATGCGGCCGGCGAGATCGCCTGCACGGGTGTGCACGGGGCCAACCGTCTGGCCTCGACATCACTTCTGGAAGGATTGTTGTGGGGAATGAAAGCGGCGGAAGACATTCATGAACGCTATGAGGGATCGTGCCAGCTGTGCCAGAGGCTGCAGGATTCCATCGCCGACTGGATCACCTCCGGCAAAACCGAGATGGAAGATCCGGCGCTCATCAACCAGGACTGGGCGACCATTCGTCACACCATGTGGAACTACATGGGCATCATGCGCACCACACCGCGCCTGGAACGGGCCTTCGAAGACCTGCGCAACCTGAACAAGCGGCTGCACTCCTTCTACAAATCGATCCGCATCTGCAAGGAGTCGGTGGACCTCTTCCACGGCTGTCAGACTGCCTACATCGTGACCACGGCAGCCTTGCGCAACAAGACCAGCAGGGGTTGCCATTTCCGCAAGAACTAG
- the nadC gene encoding nicotinate-nucleotide diphosphorylase (carboxylating) codes for MFFSYFNNDRLTLLHRLVDLALEEDGRDLTSEALFPPASLLEASIVAKEETLVAGLPLIDIVFERMHCAKPLVTLLSSDGDMANRGQEVARIRGSAPILLKAERVIMNFICHLSGVANETRRFVQAVEGTRVRVLDTRKTTPGQRYLEKYAVRMGGGHNHRANLEEMLMLKDNHIDQAGSITAAVRALRTAYDVCPPLEVECRTLDHVLEAVSLSPQRIMLDNMPVQTAAEALRLIPPHIESEISGNVTLATIRPLAELRPTFISTGAITHSATVADFSMRLTQSPRENA; via the coding sequence ATGTTTTTTTCCTATTTCAATAACGACCGACTGACCCTGCTGCACCGCCTCGTGGACCTCGCCCTGGAGGAAGACGGGCGCGACCTGACCTCCGAAGCCCTGTTCCCGCCAGCCTCGCTGCTGGAAGCCTCCATCGTTGCCAAGGAAGAGACCCTGGTGGCGGGCCTGCCGCTCATCGACATCGTCTTTGAACGCATGCACTGCGCCAAACCCCTCGTGACCCTGCTCTCCTCGGACGGGGATATGGCCAATCGCGGACAGGAGGTTGCCCGCATCCGGGGTTCGGCACCCATCTTGCTGAAGGCTGAGCGGGTCATCATGAATTTCATCTGCCACCTCTCCGGCGTGGCCAACGAGACCAGACGCTTTGTGCAGGCGGTGGAAGGGACTAGAGTAAGGGTGCTCGACACCCGCAAGACCACCCCCGGCCAGCGCTATCTGGAAAAATACGCGGTGCGCATGGGAGGAGGACACAATCACAGGGCCAACCTCGAAGAAATGCTGATGCTCAAAGACAATCACATCGACCAGGCGGGCTCCATCACCGCCGCCGTGCGCGCGCTCAGAACAGCCTACGACGTCTGCCCACCCCTTGAAGTGGAATGCCGCACGCTCGACCACGTGCTCGAGGCCGTGAGCCTAAGCCCCCAGCGCATCATGCTCGACAACATGCCCGTACAGACCGCTGCCGAGGCATTGCGGCTCATCCCGCCCCACATCGAATCGGAGATCAGCGGCAATGTCACCCTGGCGACCATCCGCCCCCTGGCCGAACTGCGGCCGACGTTCATCTCAACCGGCGCCATCACACATTCCGCCACTGTCGCGGACTTTTCCATGCGCCTGACACAGAGCCCCCGGGAGAATGCATGA
- a CDS encoding quinolinate synthase NadA, translating to MNLKISAIREQLGKELCILAHHYQADEVVRHADILGDSLELARHINGLQARHIVFCGVHFMAETAAILARPEQKVHIPDPGASCVMAEMVPALLAEEVLARLNRDGARIIPLTYVNSSAAVKAFCGSHGGSVCTSANAPTMLRWALSQGDGVLFLPDANLGRNTARLIGLAENRIERLDIRGQGRYVPAADPARQLYLWPGLCAVHAKFNAGQVKAIRASEPHALIFVHPECDPEVVTMADGAGSTTYLIKAVAEAKSGSTVYVGTEWSLVNRLAARHPDKTVRPLRKALCSNMAKVNESNLARMLQELDTALPVRVEEHIARPARLALERMLTACS from the coding sequence ATGAATCTTAAAATTTCCGCCATCAGGGAGCAACTCGGCAAAGAGCTGTGCATCCTCGCCCATCACTACCAGGCCGACGAAGTCGTCCGGCATGCCGACATTCTGGGGGATTCCCTGGAACTGGCCCGGCACATCAACGGCCTACAGGCACGGCACATCGTGTTCTGCGGAGTGCATTTCATGGCCGAAACGGCAGCCATCCTGGCCAGGCCGGAACAGAAGGTGCACATCCCCGATCCTGGGGCCAGCTGCGTCATGGCCGAGATGGTTCCGGCCCTCCTGGCCGAAGAGGTCCTCGCGCGGCTGAACCGGGACGGAGCGCGCATCATCCCCCTGACCTACGTCAACTCCTCCGCCGCCGTAAAAGCCTTCTGCGGCAGCCATGGCGGCAGCGTATGCACTTCGGCCAACGCCCCGACCATGCTGCGCTGGGCCCTCTCGCAGGGGGACGGAGTCCTCTTTCTGCCCGACGCCAACCTCGGCCGCAACACGGCCCGCCTGATCGGTCTGGCCGAGAACCGGATCGAGAGACTCGACATTCGCGGCCAGGGGCGCTACGTGCCTGCGGCCGATCCAGCCCGCCAACTTTACCTGTGGCCTGGGCTGTGTGCCGTACATGCCAAATTCAATGCCGGCCAGGTGAAAGCCATCCGCGCAAGCGAACCCCATGCCCTGATTTTCGTTCATCCCGAATGCGACCCTGAAGTCGTGACCATGGCCGACGGAGCCGGTTCGACCACTTATCTCATAAAGGCCGTGGCCGAAGCCAAAAGCGGAAGCACTGTCTATGTCGGAACCGAATGGAGCCTGGTCAACCGCCTGGCGGCCAGACATCCCGACAAAACCGTCCGGCCGCTGCGCAAGGCGCTGTGCTCGAACATGGCCAAGGTCAACGAATCAAACCTCGCCCGCATGTTGCAGGAACTGGACACCGCCCTGCCGGTCCGGGTCGAGGAACACATAGCCCGGCCGGCGCGCCTAGCCCTTGAGCGCATGCTGACCGCCTGCAGTTAG
- the xth gene encoding exodeoxyribonuclease III encodes MILRMYSWNVNGFRAVLGKNFRDWFDRAAPDVLGLQEVKAEEDQVGGDRLFDGYHCYWNAARSKKGYSGTACYSRLEPLAVHRGLPDARFQGEGRVIRLEFEKFHFFNIYFPNGQMSQDRLDFKMGFYDAFLDHAQELRREKPIVVCGDFNTAHREIDLKNPKANEKTSGFLPIERAWLDRFVAHGYVDTFRHCHGDVEDAYSWWTYRFGARSRNVGWRIDYFFVSEELGGAVRDAWIEADVPGSDHCPVGLALEVP; translated from the coding sequence ATGATCCTGCGCATGTATTCCTGGAACGTGAATGGATTCCGGGCTGTCCTTGGCAAGAATTTCCGCGACTGGTTCGATCGGGCCGCGCCGGACGTGCTCGGCCTGCAGGAGGTCAAGGCCGAGGAGGACCAGGTCGGCGGTGATCGCCTCTTTGACGGCTATCACTGCTACTGGAACGCCGCGCGCAGCAAGAAGGGCTATTCCGGCACGGCCTGTTACAGCCGCCTTGAACCCCTGGCCGTGCACCGTGGCCTGCCCGATGCGCGTTTTCAGGGCGAGGGACGGGTCATCCGCCTTGAGTTCGAGAAATTTCATTTTTTCAACATCTATTTTCCCAACGGGCAGATGAGCCAGGATCGCCTCGATTTCAAAATGGGGTTTTACGACGCATTTCTGGACCACGCCCAGGAGCTCAGGAGGGAGAAGCCCATCGTGGTCTGCGGGGATTTCAACACCGCCCACCGCGAGATCGACCTCAAGAATCCCAAGGCCAACGAGAAGACGTCGGGCTTTCTGCCCATAGAGCGGGCCTGGCTGGACCGTTTTGTGGCCCACGGCTATGTGGACACTTTTCGCCATTGTCACGGAGATGTGGAGGATGCCTACTCGTGGTGGACGTACCGCTTCGGGGCCAGATCGAGAAACGTGGGCTGGCGCATCGATTATTTTTTTGTGTCCGAGGAGCTTGGCGGCGCGGTCAGGGACGCCTGGATCGAGGCCGATGTGCCCGGATCCGACCATTGCCCGGTGGGGCTCGCGCTTGAAGTGCCGTAA